The following coding sequences are from one Vibrio syngnathi window:
- the flgL gene encoding flagellar hook-associated protein FlgL translates to MLTRISSFHNYQSVQNDFRRQENKVHHNQAQLASGKKLQSASDDPLATHYLQNIGQQSEQLKQYVDAITLIRNRLEHHEVMVANSEGFADEAKRTVMEMINGALSPEDRLAKKREIQELSNNLLHLANTQDESGNYTFSGTKPKSQPFFQDNEGNVSYQGDDYQRKMRVATSFEMAMNDPGSKLFMEIDNPFGDYEPQYDLEPASELLLGRATNKAEDSSTYKVTFVDMQTGKFAYQLEKDGKVVASEDFDPSKGVVYEGLNIQFKGQITKGDSITLEPRKTFSIFDTFKETAEQAENPVSDASATAKLHQMTEEFHAAFIHLTKARTDVGARLSTLDIQEQQHEDFKLSLAKAKSNFEDLDYSKAIIEFNENSRALQASQQAFGKTKDLTLFNYI, encoded by the coding sequence ATGTTGACTCGTATTTCTAGCTTTCATAATTATCAGTCAGTACAAAATGACTTTCGCCGCCAAGAAAATAAGGTGCATCATAATCAAGCTCAACTGGCTTCTGGTAAGAAACTACAGTCGGCGAGTGATGATCCTTTGGCGACGCATTATTTACAAAACATCGGCCAGCAATCTGAGCAACTTAAACAGTATGTTGATGCGATCACTCTAATTAGAAACCGCCTTGAACATCATGAAGTCATGGTCGCCAACTCGGAAGGGTTCGCGGATGAAGCAAAACGAACCGTGATGGAAATGATTAACGGTGCACTTTCTCCGGAAGACCGTTTAGCGAAGAAACGTGAAATTCAAGAGTTATCGAATAATCTTCTGCACTTAGCTAATACTCAAGATGAGTCGGGTAACTACACATTTTCAGGCACCAAGCCCAAGAGCCAACCATTTTTTCAAGATAATGAAGGGAATGTCTCTTATCAAGGTGATGACTATCAAAGAAAGATGCGAGTAGCAACGAGCTTTGAAATGGCAATGAACGATCCGGGCAGTAAGTTGTTTATGGAAATAGATAACCCGTTTGGTGATTACGAGCCTCAGTATGATCTTGAACCAGCCTCTGAGTTGTTACTAGGGCGTGCAACCAATAAAGCTGAAGATAGTTCTACCTATAAAGTGACTTTTGTTGATATGCAAACAGGCAAGTTTGCTTACCAGCTTGAAAAAGATGGCAAAGTGGTTGCATCGGAAGACTTTGATCCTTCGAAAGGTGTTGTCTATGAAGGTCTGAATATCCAATTCAAGGGGCAGATCACTAAGGGGGACTCGATCACTTTAGAGCCGAGAAAGACATTCTCCATTTTTGATACGTTCAAAGAGACCGCCGAACAGGCTGAAAATCCAGTATCGGATGCATCGGCAACGGCAAAACTGCACCAAATGACAGAAGAATTTCATGCCGCGTTTATTCATTTGACTAAGGCGAGAACGGATGTCGGTGCACGTTTGAGTACGTTGGATATTCAAGAGCAGCAACATGAAGATTTTAAGTTGTCTTTAGCGAAAGCCAAAAGTAACTTTGAAGACTTGGATTATTCGAAAGCCATCATTGAATTCAATGAAAACTCTCGAGCGTTACAAGCTTCACAACAAGCGTTTGGCAAGACCAAAGACCTGACCTTGTTTAATTATATTTAG